A genomic window from Pyxicephalus adspersus chromosome 2, UCB_Pads_2.0, whole genome shotgun sequence includes:
- the LOC140324831 gene encoding uncharacterized protein has product MLALHKSCLIIHFILILLHSVQVKAPRGKGKKSRRRPKKSLQKPLYGDRETASKKPLLSPIPELPECYPPTPPPAAAPSLDDSLTKRFVKKIPKRKGFLRSSRVIDVHSADDSSDPIVPKLITEGSGCLDQEISEVKSSDVGESTDPLIGLECPLMEPNADCTPELGEEAPDKGTMGATTAPKPQNKSKRQSAPRRRSSQISTTEPPSGPYNAEGNPADQNPDLLVENPSRSPELPSIPGLANRKGGRRQFCPITEPNVPTPDPCTVFPLPDEEPYLPIDEILQSAGPEKVVRRSMRLRRGSGASGLFWVPEKSSSEAPSRRKSLSSALQPLENRNPTLETQTLPMDQHAPSEATKSRRRTLCTSTLQQTSLCDPKRRRSNVSHKDSAQPITSFTLDT; this is encoded by the exons atgttggcgctacataaatcctgtttaataatacattttattcttattttgttACATTCTGTGCAGGTAAAAGCCCCCCGAGGTAAAGGTAAGAAGAGCCGGAGGCGACCCAAGAAATCTCTGCAGAAACCTTTGTATGGGGATCGAGAGACGGCCTCCAAGAAACCTCTGCTGAGTCCAATTCCTGAGCTGCCGGAGTGCTACCCCCCCACGCCTCCGCCCGCTGCAGCGCCATCACTTG acgaTTCCCTAACTAAACGATTTGTAAAGAAGATTCCAAAAAGAAAAGGATTCCTGCGAAGCAGCCGAGTGATCGATGTTCATTCTGCAGATGATTCTTCTGATCCAATCGTTCCGAAGTTGATTACTGAAGGTTCCGGTTGTCTGGATCAGGAGATCTCCGAGGTGAAGTCTTCCGATGTCGGTGAATCCACAGATCCGCTCATTGGTCTGGAATGTCCTTTGATGGAGCCCAATGCCGATTGTACACCAGAGCTGGGTGAAGAGGCCCCTGACAAGGGTACAATGGGGGCCACGACTGCCCCGAAGCCACAAAACAAATCCAAGAGGCAATCTGCCCCCCGAAGACGATCATCACAAATCTCCACCACAGAACCCCCCTCAGGTCCATATAATGCCGAGGGGAATCCTGCTGACCAAAATCCAGATTTATTGGTGGAAAACCCGTCCCGTTCACCTGAGCTGCCGTCAATCCCAGGCTTAGCCAATAGGAAAGGAGGAAGACGCCAGTTCTGTCCAATCACTGAACCCAATGTCCCTACCCCAGATCCTTGCACAGTGTTCCCTCTCCCTGATGAGGAGCCATATCTGCCCATCGATGAGATTCTGCAGTCCGCCGGGCCGGAGAAGGTGGTGAGACGCAGCATGAGGCTGCGCAGAGGTTCTGGTGCCAGTGGGTTGTTCTGGGTTCCGGAGAAAAGCAGCAGTGAGGCCCCCAGCAGAAGGAAATCTCTCAGCTCTGCATTGCAGCCTTTAGAGAACAGAAACCCAACGCTGGAAACTCAAACTCTACCAATGGATCAGCATGCGCCAAGTGAAGCTACAAAGTCTCGGAGAAGAACCCTTTGTACCTCCACCCTACAGCAAACTTCTCTGTGTGACCCCAAGCGGAGGAGGTCAAATGTTTCCCACAAGGACTCTGCACAACCAATCACCAGCTTTACACTAGATACATAA